In Vibrio bathopelagicus, the following are encoded in one genomic region:
- a CDS encoding alkyl/aryl-sulfatase encodes MYKNIVALIALALSANAIAIESKPASKATIAANQTVLKALPFSNKQDFEDAKRGLIAVQDTVTVKNEAGDVVWDLEEYKKYISLDKASPESVNPSLWRNAQLNMINGLFKVADGIYQVRGYDLSNITFIEGKTGWIVFDPLISQEVAKVALDFVNKELGERPVTAVIYSHSHLDHFGGVRGIVDEKDVESGKVQIIASQGFTEHAVSENVIAGNTMGRRAIYMYGALLPRNEFGSVNGGLGQTTSTGQATLIKPTDLIKETGEERVVDGVKMVFQYTPGTEAPTEMNTWIPEKKALWMAENTTNTMHNILTLRGAQVRDALKWSSYLNETIEMWGDEVEVKFQSHHWPLWGKEDINNYFKKQRDIYKYTHDQSVRLMNQGYTGEEISETIKLPNSLEENWATRGYYGTLRHNSRAIYQRYMGWYTGNPSDLNNLPPVDVAVKYIEYMGGEKAVIEKAKVDFDKGEYRWVAEALKHVVFANPESEQGKMLLADTYEQLGYQSESGPWRSVYLQGAYELRNGTPESGGLTTASPDIIKNMPPEMLFDYLSVRILPEQAEGKLFSINIAFTDLEEAYTLSMENSVLNYTREVTRTPDVSLTLSKKTLDDIQLGTVSLESAVANGDLVIEGDSQVFKDFMNMLDSFKFWFNIVTP; translated from the coding sequence ATGTACAAGAATATAGTTGCGCTTATCGCGTTGGCGCTGTCTGCCAACGCGATAGCCATCGAATCCAAACCTGCCTCAAAGGCCACCATAGCTGCTAACCAGACTGTCCTGAAGGCTTTACCTTTCTCCAATAAGCAAGATTTTGAGGACGCTAAGCGAGGGCTTATTGCGGTTCAAGATACCGTTACCGTAAAAAATGAAGCTGGTGATGTTGTGTGGGATCTCGAGGAGTATAAGAAATATATCTCGTTAGATAAGGCGTCACCCGAGAGCGTTAACCCTAGTTTGTGGCGAAATGCCCAACTCAACATGATCAATGGTCTCTTCAAAGTGGCCGATGGCATTTACCAAGTTCGTGGCTATGACTTATCAAATATTACGTTTATTGAAGGCAAGACTGGTTGGATTGTCTTTGACCCTCTGATCTCACAAGAGGTGGCTAAAGTTGCATTAGATTTCGTGAACAAAGAACTGGGTGAGAGGCCTGTTACTGCTGTTATATACAGTCATAGTCACCTAGATCATTTTGGTGGCGTACGTGGCATCGTGGACGAAAAAGACGTTGAATCGGGTAAGGTCCAGATCATCGCTTCACAGGGCTTTACCGAGCATGCGGTGTCAGAAAATGTGATTGCTGGTAACACAATGGGTCGTCGAGCTATTTATATGTATGGCGCGCTGCTTCCGCGTAATGAGTTTGGCAGTGTGAATGGTGGGCTTGGCCAGACTACCTCTACAGGCCAGGCTACCCTGATTAAGCCAACAGACCTAATCAAAGAAACAGGTGAAGAAAGAGTGGTCGATGGCGTAAAAATGGTTTTCCAATACACGCCCGGCACAGAAGCTCCAACTGAGATGAACACGTGGATACCAGAGAAAAAAGCACTTTGGATGGCTGAAAACACCACGAACACCATGCATAACATCCTAACTCTGCGTGGAGCACAGGTTCGTGATGCATTGAAATGGTCTAGCTATTTGAATGAAACCATAGAGATGTGGGGAGATGAAGTTGAAGTGAAGTTTCAAAGTCACCACTGGCCCTTATGGGGCAAAGAAGACATTAATAATTACTTCAAAAAACAACGTGATATCTACAAATATACCCATGACCAATCGGTACGTTTAATGAACCAAGGCTATACGGGAGAGGAAATCTCAGAAACGATCAAGCTACCAAATTCGTTGGAAGAGAATTGGGCAACACGAGGCTATTATGGAACACTAAGACATAATAGCCGAGCTATCTATCAGCGCTATATGGGCTGGTACACAGGAAATCCTTCAGATCTGAATAACTTGCCTCCAGTGGATGTTGCTGTGAAATACATCGAGTATATGGGGGGAGAGAAAGCCGTTATTGAAAAGGCAAAAGTTGATTTTGACAAAGGTGAATATCGTTGGGTCGCTGAAGCATTGAAACATGTCGTTTTCGCTAATCCCGAATCCGAGCAAGGCAAAATGCTATTGGCCGACACCTATGAACAGTTAGGCTACCAATCAGAGTCAGGCCCTTGGCGTTCAGTATATCTTCAAGGGGCCTACGAACTTCGCAATGGGACGCCTGAGTCAGGTGGCTTAACTACTGCATCTCCAGATATAATCAAAAATATGCCTCCTGAAATGCTTTTTGATTACTTATCGGTACGTATTCTGCCAGAGCAAGCAGAAGGCAAGCTCTTCTCAATCAACATTGCGTTTACGGATTTAGAGGAAGCCTACACACTTTCAATGGAAAATTCGGTACTCAATTACACTCGTGAAGTGACTAGAACACCAGATGTCAGTCTAACGCTGTCCAAAAAGACCCTTGATGACATTCAATTGGGTACTGTATCTCTAGAAAGCGCTGTGGCAAATGGAGATTTAGTGATTGAGGGCGACTCGCAAGTCTTTAAAGACTTTATGAACATGCTCGATAGCTTTAAGTTTTGGTTCAACATCGTGACACCTTAA
- a CDS encoding helix-turn-helix domain-containing protein, which yields MLESQHLGIQQRLRSLSTSDADELAMFQSSKNRSYTKLASGAFHVNYIEVNLDDVQIFTENLNVGARIQAAPASHYLPFAAIVSEGTQGNFYGCPLPDKPFIQATGGEWDIQVSNRMQYVCSAFNRERLYTNYYNLTGREFPQEWLSSRVTNTSRQALARYSHGIQRILILVRLQPTILIYPSITKLLSDAAFNLLMGTLLPTLELSEDLAPFSKRTRGTRKAIEFISEHAHQVPTVPELCAVAALSERSLQYGFKELLGVTPIKYLRIVRLNGAHRDLSTCLEKGDPRVVDVALKWGFLELGRFAKEYAEFFNELPSETLRHKKW from the coding sequence ATGTTAGAGAGTCAACATTTGGGCATTCAACAGAGGCTGCGCTCACTAAGCACATCTGATGCTGATGAGCTCGCCATGTTCCAGTCGAGTAAAAACCGCAGCTACACCAAACTTGCTTCAGGTGCATTTCACGTTAATTATATTGAAGTTAACCTCGATGATGTACAGATATTCACTGAAAATCTCAATGTCGGTGCAAGAATTCAAGCTGCTCCAGCGAGCCACTATTTGCCATTTGCGGCGATTGTCTCTGAAGGAACCCAAGGTAACTTTTATGGATGTCCATTGCCTGATAAGCCTTTCATTCAAGCGACAGGCGGAGAGTGGGATATTCAGGTATCTAATCGTATGCAGTATGTGTGCTCGGCATTTAATCGAGAACGCCTTTATACAAACTATTACAACCTAACAGGGCGAGAGTTTCCTCAAGAGTGGTTGTCTAGCCGGGTCACAAATACTTCTCGTCAAGCACTGGCTCGCTATAGCCATGGCATCCAGCGAATACTTATTCTTGTTCGTCTTCAACCGACTATTCTTATTTACCCTTCAATCACAAAGCTATTAAGCGATGCCGCTTTTAACCTGCTCATGGGTACTCTGCTCCCGACTCTGGAGCTTTCAGAGGATCTCGCCCCTTTTTCGAAGCGAACTAGGGGAACGCGAAAAGCCATAGAGTTTATTAGTGAACATGCGCACCAAGTTCCAACCGTTCCTGAGTTGTGTGCGGTGGCGGCGCTTAGCGAACGCAGCTTGCAATATGGATTCAAAGAGCTGTTAGGTGTGACACCCATAAAATATTTACGGATTGTGAGACTTAATGGTGCCCATCGCGATTTATCCACTTGTTTAGAAAAAGGTGATCCAAGGGTCGTTGATGTGGCACTAAAGTGGGGCTTTTTAGAGCTCGGCCGATTTGCCAAAGAATACGCTGAATTTTTCAACGAATTGCCGTCTGAAACGCTGCGCCATAAAAAGTGGTAA